A region of [Chlorobium] sp. 445 DNA encodes the following proteins:
- a CDS encoding aminopeptidase, translating to MEDSARVNRSIFRPLEDAPTPNEYRSASGKPGYRYWQQRVDYDIKTSLDTLEHKVIGSERITYYNNSPDELTYLWLQLDQNLNSIEHSRTYKSRPALPPKISEQFRRFVGLDNFDGGFNLARVQLVDAKGKLVDAKTYINGTVMRVNLLQPLKSKEKVQLEIDWSFRVPDNGRGAKELVRDGWLYEIAQWFPRLCVYDDVNGWQTDQYLGTGEFYLNFGNYNVEITVPWNHIVQATGVLQNPNEVLTAEQQRRLKEAFQSETPRFIIRPEEVMKPESRPKQSGTLTWKFKAENVRDFAWVSSKTYVWDAAGFKYGPNDRVIECHSLYPRDAMPLWDKVSTKAIIQTMKTYGRMAFQYPYPKAVNVHGPVFGMEYPMICFCGARPAPDGSYTEQLENALVAVTIHEVGHNWFPMIVATDERKYGWLDEGLNTFLEYYACLDWNPLFPARRGPAKYIVQYMRDPNQVPIMSHSDIVPDGTYGNNAYAKPAAGLVMLRENILTPQVFDDAFREYAQTWAFKHPQPHDFFRIMNNAVGEDLSWFWRGWFYTTHYNDQAIAEVEQQLADSLLMGSAATKGKYYYRIKVKNKGGLVLPLEMEITYTDGTKETMKLPIDIWRKDETQFIKGFFSNKEIDKVVLDPREVYADIDRSDNTWERAKAKPATVQPKEERPARP from the coding sequence ATTGAAGATAGCGCACGCGTCAATCGCTCCATATTCCGCCCGCTTGAAGATGCGCCAACGCCAAACGAATACCGCAGTGCAAGTGGAAAACCCGGATACCGCTATTGGCAACAGCGCGTCGACTATGACATCAAAACCTCGCTCGATACGCTCGAGCACAAAGTCATCGGCTCTGAACGCATTACCTACTACAACAACTCACCTGATGAATTAACATACCTCTGGCTGCAACTTGACCAGAATTTGAACTCTATTGAGCATAGCCGTACTTATAAATCACGCCCGGCTTTACCGCCAAAAATCAGCGAACAATTCCGCCGATTTGTCGGGCTCGATAATTTCGACGGCGGGTTCAATCTTGCGCGTGTTCAACTCGTCGATGCTAAAGGCAAACTCGTCGATGCCAAGACCTACATCAATGGCACAGTCATGCGTGTTAATCTGCTGCAACCGCTCAAGTCAAAAGAAAAAGTGCAGTTGGAAATTGATTGGTCATTTAGAGTGCCTGACAACGGTCGTGGCGCAAAAGAATTGGTACGCGACGGCTGGCTCTATGAAATTGCGCAGTGGTTTCCACGGCTATGCGTCTACGATGATGTCAATGGCTGGCAAACTGACCAATACCTTGGCACAGGTGAGTTTTATCTGAATTTTGGCAATTACAACGTAGAAATCACGGTGCCGTGGAATCACATTGTGCAAGCGACGGGTGTGTTGCAGAATCCTAATGAAGTACTCACAGCCGAGCAGCAGCGACGGCTCAAAGAAGCCTTTCAATCCGAGACCCCGCGCTTTATCATCAGACCTGAAGAAGTAATGAAACCTGAATCACGACCGAAACAAAGCGGCACACTGACATGGAAATTCAAAGCTGAAAATGTACGTGACTTTGCATGGGTCTCCTCAAAAACTTATGTGTGGGATGCAGCAGGCTTCAAGTATGGACCAAATGATAGAGTCATTGAATGCCATTCACTCTACCCACGCGATGCCATGCCACTCTGGGATAAAGTCTCCACAAAAGCCATTATCCAAACTATGAAAACATATGGACGCATGGCGTTTCAGTATCCCTACCCTAAAGCTGTCAATGTGCATGGACCTGTCTTTGGAATGGAATATCCGATGATTTGCTTCTGTGGGGCACGTCCAGCACCCGATGGCTCCTACACCGAACAGCTCGAAAATGCCTTGGTTGCAGTAACAATTCACGAAGTTGGGCACAACTGGTTCCCGATGATTGTGGCTACAGATGAACGCAAATACGGCTGGCTCGATGAAGGCTTGAACACTTTCCTCGAATACTATGCCTGCTTGGACTGGAATCCGCTTTTCCCCGCACGGCGCGGTCCTGCTAAATATATCGTGCAGTACATGCGTGATCCCAATCAAGTTCCGATTATGTCGCACTCCGACATCGTCCCCGATGGCACCTATGGCAACAATGCCTACGCTAAACCTGCAGCTGGCTTAGTCATGCTACGCGAAAATATCCTCACCCCGCAGGTCTTTGACGATGCTTTCCGAGAGTATGCACAAACTTGGGCGTTTAAGCACCCACAACCGCACGACTTTTTCCGCATCATGAACAATGCGGTCGGCGAAGACCTCTCGTGGTTCTGGCGTGGCTGGTTCTACACCACGCACTACAATGACCAAGCGATTGCAGAAGTCGAACAGCAGCTGGCAGATTCATTGCTGATGGGAAGTGCAGCAACGAAAGGGAAGTACTACTATCGCATCAAGGTAAAAAACAAAGGTGGGCTTGTGCTGCCGCTGGAAATGGAAATTACCTACACCGATGGCACGAAAGAGACCATGAAACTGCCAATTGACATCTGGCGCAAAGATGAAACGCAGTTTATCAAGGGCTTTTTCAGCAATAAGGAAATCGATAAAGTTGTCTTAGACCCAAGAGAAGTCTACGCTGACATAGACCGCAGCGATAACACATGGGAACGCGCCAAAGCGAAACCCGCCACAGTGCAACCGAAAGAAGAACGACCGGCACGTCCATAA
- a CDS encoding acriflavin resistance protein, protein MSLSATCIRRPVLAIVLSLIIVLLGATGFLFLGVREYPAVDPPIITVSTSYVGANASIVESQITEPLEESINGAQGIRTITSTSADGSSTITVEFNLDVSLEDAANDVRDRVSRAVRLLPPDCDPPVVTKADANADPIMGIAVQSDTRNILEVSDIARNIIKERLQTINGVSEVMIWGEKRYSMRLWMDPAKLAAYALTPLDVRAALNAENVELPSGRIEGNTTELSIRTIGRLQTPNDFNELIIKQVEGRTIRFKDIGYAELAPENERSRLKRDGIPMVVVVLVPQPGANNISIADEAVKRLEAIKKELPDDIQLKISFDSTQFIRASIREVIETIFIAFGLVVLIIFIFLRNWRSTLIPVIAIPISLIGAFFIMYLLNFSINVLTLLAIVLAIGLVVDDAIIVLENIYAKVEQGMSPIQAALKGSSEIFFAVISTTIVLAAVFLPVIFLQGLTGRLFREFGLVIAGSVIISAFVALTLTPMLSSRLLKKSEHSKFYNLLEPFFSSLTERYRRSLAWFLQHRWAGLCIAVLAFALIVLFGSVLKSELAPLEDRSSIRMSVTAPEGTSFEYMNAFMDLLYEGIHQEVGDESEGIIVVTASGRSSAAVNSGFVRVILKTPEERARTQQEIADKLQSLVNKYTIGRTFVLQEQSIGGGIGRAGLPVQYVLQAPTIEKIKDFLPKFLDEARKRPEFGGVVDVNLKFNKPELQVLINREKARILGVSVGDVAQTLQSAFSGQRFGYFIFNGKQYQVIGQLSRARRDEPIDLKSLYVKNRNGDMIQLDNVVTLVEDSSPPQLYRYNRYVSATVSAGLAKGYTLSDGIAAMDAIAQRVLDESFSTSLAGVSKDYAESSSSLFFAFALALLLIYLILAAQFESFRDPFIILLTVPLALLGALLSLWYFNQTLNIFSQIGIIMLIGLVTKNGILIVEFANQRCLSGLDQLEALQDAAVARFRPILMTSLSTILGFLPIALALGAGAESRVSMGIAVVGGMLISTLLTLYVVPTMYCYLAKPKTASALQDEYSEPLIAQKDPASVV, encoded by the coding sequence ATGAGTCTTTCAGCTACTTGCATTCGTCGTCCTGTCTTAGCTATTGTCCTATCGCTTATCATTGTTTTGCTGGGAGCGACTGGATTTCTCTTTCTTGGTGTTCGCGAGTATCCTGCTGTAGACCCGCCGATTATCACGGTGAGCACCAGTTATGTTGGTGCAAATGCTAGTATTGTTGAATCGCAGATCACTGAACCGCTTGAAGAATCAATCAACGGTGCACAAGGTATTCGCACGATTACCTCCACCAGTGCGGATGGCAGCAGTACCATTACTGTTGAGTTCAATCTTGATGTCAGTTTGGAAGATGCGGCAAACGATGTACGCGATAGAGTTTCGCGCGCCGTGCGCTTACTTCCTCCCGACTGCGACCCGCCTGTTGTTACGAAAGCCGATGCGAATGCTGACCCAATTATGGGTATTGCGGTTCAATCCGATACGCGCAACATTTTGGAAGTCTCTGACATTGCACGTAACATCATCAAAGAACGCTTACAGACGATCAACGGCGTCAGTGAAGTGATGATTTGGGGCGAAAAGCGCTACTCCATGCGCCTCTGGATGGATCCTGCTAAACTTGCAGCTTATGCTCTGACCCCCCTCGATGTGCGTGCTGCCCTGAATGCTGAAAATGTTGAACTACCTTCAGGCAGGATAGAAGGCAACACCACAGAACTTAGCATTCGCACCATTGGACGACTTCAAACTCCTAACGATTTCAACGAGCTAATTATCAAGCAAGTTGAAGGAAGAACGATTCGCTTCAAAGATATTGGATATGCCGAACTTGCTCCCGAAAATGAGCGCTCTCGCCTCAAACGCGATGGCATCCCGATGGTTGTGGTTGTGCTTGTCCCGCAACCCGGCGCCAACAACATCTCTATTGCCGATGAAGCTGTTAAGCGACTTGAAGCTATCAAAAAAGAATTGCCCGATGACATTCAGCTTAAAATCAGTTTTGATTCGACCCAATTCATTCGCGCTTCTATTCGAGAAGTTATTGAGACGATTTTTATTGCCTTTGGACTTGTTGTCCTTATCATTTTCATTTTTCTGCGCAATTGGCGCTCCACGCTTATTCCTGTCATTGCCATTCCAATTTCGCTCATCGGCGCATTCTTTATCATGTATCTGCTGAATTTTTCGATCAATGTGCTGACGCTTTTGGCAATCGTTTTAGCGATTGGTCTCGTGGTCGATGATGCGATTATCGTCTTAGAGAACATCTATGCCAAAGTTGAGCAGGGCATGTCGCCCATTCAAGCGGCACTTAAAGGTTCATCGGAAATCTTTTTTGCTGTAATCTCAACGACGATTGTTCTGGCTGCGGTATTTTTGCCGGTCATCTTTCTTCAAGGCTTGACGGGTCGATTGTTTCGAGAATTTGGTCTAGTTATTGCTGGTTCAGTCATTATCTCTGCATTTGTTGCTCTCACGCTAACGCCGATGCTCAGTAGCCGTCTGCTCAAGAAAAGTGAGCATAGCAAGTTCTATAACCTGCTTGAACCGTTCTTTTCTTCACTCACGGAACGCTATCGGCGTTCTCTTGCTTGGTTTTTACAGCATCGTTGGGCTGGTCTGTGCATTGCAGTGCTGGCGTTTGCACTCATCGTGCTGTTTGGCTCTGTGCTCAAATCTGAACTTGCTCCACTCGAAGATCGTAGTTCCATTCGAATGTCAGTTACTGCGCCTGAAGGCACTTCATTTGAGTATATGAACGCTTTCATGGATCTGCTCTATGAGGGCATTCATCAGGAAGTCGGTGATGAGTCGGAAGGCATTATTGTGGTTACGGCATCTGGGAGAAGTTCGGCAGCAGTCAACAGCGGTTTTGTGCGTGTGATTTTGAAAACGCCTGAAGAGCGTGCGCGGACTCAACAAGAGATAGCCGACAAGCTGCAAAGCCTTGTAAATAAATACACGATTGGGCGCACCTTTGTTTTGCAAGAGCAATCCATTGGTGGCGGCATTGGACGCGCAGGGCTGCCAGTACAGTATGTGCTTCAAGCGCCAACGATTGAGAAAATCAAGGACTTTCTTCCGAAATTTTTAGATGAAGCGCGCAAGCGTCCTGAATTCGGCGGCGTTGTCGATGTCAATCTCAAATTCAATAAGCCAGAGCTTCAAGTCTTGATCAACCGTGAAAAAGCACGGATCTTAGGGGTGTCAGTCGGTGATGTTGCCCAGACTCTGCAATCTGCATTCAGTGGGCAACGCTTTGGATATTTCATCTTCAATGGCAAGCAGTACCAAGTTATCGGACAACTCTCCCGTGCCCGCCGTGATGAGCCGATTGACCTCAAATCACTTTATGTCAAAAACCGCAACGGCGACATGATTCAGCTCGACAATGTGGTTACACTTGTCGAAGACTCCAGTCCACCGCAGCTCTATCGCTACAATCGCTATGTTTCTGCCACCGTCTCTGCCGGGCTTGCCAAAGGCTACACGCTAAGCGATGGGATTGCTGCTATGGATGCTATTGCGCAACGCGTTCTCGATGAATCATTTAGCACATCACTTGCTGGTGTCTCAAAAGATTATGCAGAAAGTTCCTCAAGCCTTTTCTTTGCTTTCGCCCTTGCGCTTTTACTCATCTACCTTATTCTTGCTGCTCAGTTCGAGAGTTTTCGTGATCCTTTTATCATTCTTCTTACCGTACCGCTTGCACTCTTAGGCGCATTGCTTTCGCTGTGGTACTTCAATCAAACGCTCAACATTTTCAGCCAAATTGGCATTATCATGCTCATTGGCTTGGTTACAAAGAACGGGATTTTGATTGTGGAGTTTGCTAACCAACGCTGCCTCTCTGGTTTGGATCAACTTGAAGCACTTCAAGATGCGGCTGTGGCACGCTTTCGTCCAATTCTGATGACTAGCCTTTCTACGATTTTAGGATTTTTGCCGATTGCTCTTGCGCTTGGTGCTGGCGCCGAAAGCCGTGTGTCCATGGGCATTGCGGTCGTGGGCGGGATGCTTATCTCCACTTTGCTCACGCTTTATGTTGTGCCCACCATGTATTGCTACCTTGCCAAACCCAAAACCGCATCAGCTTTGCAAGACGAATACTCAGAGCCACTTATCGCTCAAAAAGACCCTGCAAGTGTTGTTTGA
- a CDS encoding 50S ribosomal protein L31, translated as MKEGIHPNYVRCEVICANCGNHFVTRSTQSTIKVDICNNCHPYYTGRQVLVDTAGRVERFNKRFAKKTEPAKA; from the coding sequence ATGAAAGAGGGTATTCATCCAAATTATGTGCGCTGTGAGGTGATTTGCGCCAACTGTGGCAATCATTTCGTTACGCGCTCTACGCAAAGTACCATTAAGGTCGATATCTGCAATAATTGTCATCCTTACTATACAGGTCGCCAAGTGCTTGTTGATACGGCTGGTCGTGTCGAACGCTTCAACAAGCGCTTTGCAAAAAAGACTGAACCAGCAAAAGCGTAA